The nucleotide sequence CAAAGACTCTTTGGGGGAAACTACCAAACCTTATTCTTCAGATGTTTGGAAAGGTTTGACATGATATGTTACAAGGCATAATATAGGGTATTGGTGATGGTGATAACATGTGTTTCTAGCATCAAAATGATAGGCTACATCAATTACAACTTTTCTTGTGACCTAGATCCCAAAGTAAGTCTCTACAATATAAATGGAAGCTAGATTTCAAGTATGTTCTGTGACTTCATACCATCTATAGCTTTTGTGATCCCTTCAACATCCAAAGGAAGTGCTCAACCTCATTAGATGTTATTTCTTATTGCCTTTCCCTCCAAATCTTCGTATGCCTGCTTACAGGGGAAGATCCTTGCAATCAAGAGAAAAAATGGTAGAAAACTTGGAATTAATGACTACTTAAggaatactccctccggtcttattttataagaaaattctcaaaaaaagtttggtcttatttataagaaaaagtcacaatttttaagatatatttattgtttaaaatatttttctagcCCTTATTGAATGTCGTTTTATCAATATTAGTGGATATGTTTAATAGTTCCCAAATTTTTATGAGagtatatttgtaaaaacattcaaaaaattGCAAGAACTAATGATTGTTTTGGTCGTGATaatttttggtttctttttttataaaaaggaccGAAGAGAGTGATGAAATGGCTAGAAAACTCAAAGACGAAAAAATCAGTTGAAAGCAAAACATAATATGTAAGGACATTTGATACGTTGGAGTAAAAATTTGAACCCACAATATCCTTTTTCTTCGGAGTATGAAAGTTTTACGGCTAGACTCTtcgaaaaaaaagttgttatgaAAAGACCTATGAAGTCGGATACTCCAAAACGGTGACGTATATACTCCACGAATACTCGCGGATACGTACGTACCCACGAAGTAtcgaaattaattattttaatttttaaaaaaaataaaattatttgatactTATAGGATACTTCATAGATACATAAggatacttataagatacttcAGAGATACATATGATTTATAAGAAAACTTTACATACATATAATAATGAAGGGTaatcaatgtttattttcttcaagtattttacatacatataagttttaatataaaaaatttgttaacgTATCTTAGCCGTATTTTAtccttaatttaaaaaaattcgcGTATCTGTGTACCCGTATCTTAACCGCAAGAATTGAACAGGCCATTTTCCCATTCCATCATTGAGATAGTTAATTTGGGTCATGTAGAGGCAAATGTTCTATATCTGCAAAagtttacaaaagaaaatatagtcGTTTGAAAATAAACGTCAAGCTTAGCACATAACATATGTATGCATTGATATATATTAGAAAACAAAAGTGATTTCTTAGTTTTGGTGAACACAAttgatttctaattttttttatctaccaCCAAGTTGAGTGAATGGAGTGAGAGTTCCACTGATAAGAGAACCATTCTCATTTTGTTTGAAAGATGAAGGCATAGCAGGCCATACAAAAGCCGGTCTTTCAATCGGAACCATTGGAGGAGAAGCTTCTCCATTAAGAACCATCAATACAGTTTTCATTGATGGTCTTTCATGTGGATTTGGATGACAACAAGACAACCCAAGAATAAGCACAATTTCAACCTTTTCAATTTCTTCCTCTTCACTACTTATCCTATCATCAACTGCACTAACTATTTTTCCCTCTCCATAAAGTTCCCAAACCCAATACACAATACTGTATTTATAATCATCTTGTGCATACATATTTCTTGGTCTTTTTCCACACACAACTTCCAAAACAAGTACACCAAATGCATAAACATCTGTTTCAACCGTCGCTCTTCCGGTTAAAAATATTTCCGGTGCCATATAGCCCGGTGTTCCTGCAATTTCCTTTGTTGAATGATGAGTTTCATTTCTCATTTGTACTATTCGCGCCAATCCAAAATCACCCAATTTTGCAACGTAATCAAAATCTAACATTATGTTGCTTGCTTTAATGTCTCTATGAAGTACCCTTTTTTCACAACCATTGTGAAGATAATCCAATGCTTGCGCCACGTCACCAATCACACTATTTCTTGTTTTCCAAGCAAGTACTTTTGAAAAATGTAACTCTAATTCCCTTGTTTTATTAAATAGGTATTTGTCTAAGCTTCCATTTGGCATGAACTCATAAACAAGGAGAAGCTCTTTATTTTCATAGCACCAACCAATGAGTTTCACCAAGTTTTTGTGGTGAAGGCTTCCAATTGTTGTAACTTCGGCTATAAATTCTTTCTTTCCTTGACGTGAATTCTTCGAGACTCTCTTCACAGCtatctctttattgttttttccAAGGAATCCCTTATAAACAGTTCCAAATCCCCCTTCACCAAGCTTGTTCTGATGGCTGAATCCACCTGTTGCTTTCATCAATTCCTTTAGTCGATATTTCTTTGGTGCCATTGACGAGTACTGAATTTGATCCTCTATCCTTGGATATGTATCTTCTTGAATCTCCATGCTTCTTTTCACGTTCCGATATACCAAGAAAAATACCAACACACCTATGATTATCACAATTGGAATTATAATCCAAATAATCTGCAAGAGATTATTCTTATTACTATTTGCAATATCTACCCCGTTGAATTCCCATGCTCTTACACTGTTTGTCTCTGTGGTATTGCTTGTTGAAGCAGAGAATCCGACATAAACCTCTTGTTTAAGAAAAGAAGCGAGACTAAGAGGTGGAGATACCAAAAGGGTTTCCATAGAATCATTTGAATTACTCATTGAACCAAAAACAGATATTATATCATTGGAATATTGAATTCTCATAGTTACATCTAAACCAGATGAAAGATTGACCTTAGTGTTTTCCAATGATGCTTGTTTCAAACCAAAGATACTGTTTATATTGATTCCAACAAGGTTGTCAGGACGATCTTGTGTGGAACTTT is from Medicago truncatula cultivar Jemalong A17 chromosome 1, MtrunA17r5.0-ANR, whole genome shotgun sequence and encodes:
- the LOC25479624 gene encoding probable L-type lectin-domain containing receptor kinase S.5, giving the protein MVNLSLLLKYQSLAIIFTIIALTKVNSFYFNFPTFQQSDRSTNFLLSKYSNIYKDDIQVTPDNRGSPISNYSGRAFYKKPYTLWKKNKLSSFNTTFVLNISPVTSPRGEGIAFILTSDTTLPDESDNTTANPNSPDGILAVEFNTRQSSTQDRPDNLVGININSIFGLKQASLENTKVNLSSGLDVTMRIQYSNDIISVFGSMSNSNDSMETLLVSPPLSLASFLKQEVYVGFSASTSNTTETNSVRAWEFNGVDIANSNKNNLLQIIWIIIPIVIIIGVLVFFLVYRNVKRSMEIQEDTYPRIEDQIQYSSMAPKKYRLKELMKATGGFSHQNKLGEGGFGTVYKGFLGKNNKEIAVKRVSKNSRQGKKEFIAEVTTIGSLHHKNLVKLIGWCYENKELLLVYEFMPNGSLDKYLFNKTRELELHFSKVLAWKTRNSVIGDVAQALDYLHNGCEKRVLHRDIKASNIMLDFDYVAKLGDFGLARIVQMRNETHHSTKEIAGTPGYMAPEIFLTGRATVETDVYAFGVLVLEVVCGKRPRNMYAQDDYKYSIVYWVWELYGEGKIVSAVDDRISSEEEEIEKVEIVLILGLSCCHPNPHERPSMKTVLMVLNGEASPPMVPIERPAFVWPAMPSSFKQNENGSLISGTLTPFTQLGGR